A stretch of DNA from Coccidioides posadasii str. Silveira chromosome 1, complete sequence:
GATCATCGACCTTCAGCGCGGGTTGCCCGCACCTAGTCAGCTAACTAGCTAGCTAGTAGGGAGCCTTATCTTATCGCGCCAACCCGCCAAGAGTCCAGAGATTTTCGAGGTAACATGCCAACAGAGTGTGTTGCTTCATCAGCTGCGGAGTACCCATATACATGATTACCATTCCCGTCGAACCAGCCTATTATTACGGAGTATATCCAACGCAATGTCCTGAAGAGGGAATTATTGGTTCAATTCCGATCTTGAGTCTCTATGGCACCATGACGTTCTATGATCTGAATGTTCCGTACACCTCGAGCGATGCAAATGTCGTCCATACTCTCCACTTTCTGGCTGAATGTGAGCTTGCACCCCTTTTTGTACTAAATTTTCCATTAGTATACTGCCCCGAATTCTAATTCACTTATCGGCTTAGTGGGCTACACAACGGTTGCTTTATCACAGTCCCTCTCGACGAAATTCCCTCCAAATCAAACTCCGCCAGTTATGCCCACAAATATACCGAAATCTATGACCCTTCTCACCCGACTCAATCTCACAGTCTCCGAACCTTCGCAAAACCCACGCCTTAATACGCTAGCGCAATCATATTCCCTCCTTGCCATACGACCAACGAATGAAAAATCTTTAATGCAAGCATGTAACAATCTTGATTGCGACATCATATCGCTGGATCTGGCTGTTCGCTTGCCTTTTCACTTTAAATTTAAAACCCTTTCTTCAGCTGTCGCTCGGGGAGTGCGTTTTGAAATTTGCTATAGCCCTGGACTTACGGGAAGTGGACCAGAAGCTCGGAGGAATTTAATTAGCAACGCAATTTCCTTGGTGCGTGCAACCCGGGGCCGGGGCATCATCCTTTCAAGCGAAGCAAAGCAAGCATTGGGTGTAAGAGCGCCATTCGATGTGATAAATTTGGCATGCCTTTGGGGAATGACGCGGGAAAATGCGAAAGATGCGTTGTGCGATGAGGCAAGAAAGGTTGTTGCGCTAGCACGAATGAAGAGGTCCAGTTGGAGGGGAACTGTGGACGTGGTAATTGGAGGGAATAAATTGAGCCCTTCTCGAGAAACAGCCCTGCAGGCTAAAAGGGGTACTTCCGCCGGAACACCACAATCCGGGAATGGAGTGAAGCGCAAGGCATCGGAAGACAGGATAATGGCGACATCGGAACCACGAGTGTCTAAACGCGAGCTGAAACGAATGTCCAAAAAGGTCAGACTTGAAAACTGCGACAACGATAAGCTAGCAAGTCCCTCAATAGCCCAACCTTGAGTTATAAACATATTATCCCTGAATCGAATGGAAAGCAGGGCTACGGTACGTACATACATGCACTCAGCCTTTAGTGAAATAAAGTAACGGGGCGAGCATTGGTAGGAATTTGAGGGTCCCACAGTGAACAAAAGATGCAAATTTCAATCTTTACAATGTAAACAATTCTGGAATCATCCTCCCAGACCAAAAACCAATGTGCTATGAAGTTCCAATGAGCTGGCATCAATTCCCTGTCCCGACAATGGCAATGCTGGTGCACTGGTCACAGTGATATCTCCCTCGGTCGGTGTGGAAGGGAGCACCTGTGATGATGTCATCGGATCAGGAGAGGAGGGCAAAGTTTCCATACTAGATATGGGAGTAGCTGAAATTGGATTTGGTGAATCTACCGGTGACGACGGTTCGCTGACAAATTCTGACGTCTCC
This window harbors:
- a CDS encoding uncharacterized protein (EggNog:ENOG410PG4W~COG:J~BUSCO:12857at33183) — encoded protein: MTFYDLNVPYTSSDANVVHTLHFLAELGYTTVALSQSLSTKFPPNQTPPVMPTNIPKSMTLLTRLNLTVSEPSQNPRLNTLAQSYSLLAIRPTNEKSLMQACNNLDCDIISLDLAVRLPFHFKFKTLSSAVARGVRFEICYSPGLTGSGPEARRNLISNAISLVRATRGRGIILSSEAKQALGVRAPFDVINLACLWGMTRENAKDALCDEARKVVALARMKRSSWRGTVDVVIGGNKLSPSRETALQAKRGTSAGTPQSGNGVKRKASEDRIMATSEPRVSKRELKRMSKKVRLENCDNDKLASPSIAQP